The following nucleotide sequence is from Salvia splendens isolate huo1 chromosome 2, SspV2, whole genome shotgun sequence.
ATATGGTGAAAGAAGTCAGGCAAAAGGTAATTATTTGAAAGTGGTAGCTGAATTGAGtacaattttattattaattagttaaataaTCTCCCAGTTCCAAACAACTATGTAAAGTTTGGATATGAAATATTCGATTTTTTTACATTTGGGcctttttagaaaaataatatatttgggCCTTTTGGGCCTTTTGTAACTTCGTTAATTTTGAAACTCGATAAATATAAGTTTGAAAAAGAGAGTTAATTGGCATGTTTGAATGGACTAAGTTGATTGGTTCATCAAATTGTGTACTGCAAAATCTAAATATTCGAAATTCGAGAATGAACAcgttttaaataataataaaaaaagaagaagaagcataagcatatactatttttttcgatttttatgCCAAGAAAATGCGATGGACAGTATAATGAATAAATTCAATGAAAATTGAACACGATAACGAATCAAATGAAAGGATAAACAATAGAGAAATATACACGATAAAATTGATAAGTGCATTTATGAATTAGTTCTGCTACATGTCAATTGATATAATTGCCTGATTTCTTCAAAAGCTGTAATGGGATTTGGTTTCTGTAAGAAGAAAAAACCTAGTGTTGTAAAGGGTCTAGATGAGCTTCTTCTTCCTGAAATATCGCCTTAAATACAAGATCTGGAGAGTCGAAGTCACGATGCAGATGGCAAGGGCCATCAAACTATACCACACAACTCTAGCATTAGTGCTCTCGCTAACCTCTCTCATCTCCGCTTCTCTGCATCCATCAACCACAAGTATCAGTTGGATCGGACATTCAATGATTGGATCATGTATTCAAGTTTAGTATAGTGCAGCAGCTCAAAACAAAGTGTGATGATTCAACTGAGATACGAGTATAGTAACTAGATTAACTTCCCAAGTAGACCATAAGTTTATTCACTATAAATTTGTTAAGATATAGTGATAAACAAGTAGATAAATCTCAGGGATAGCACGGCACCTCAGAAAAGTAGGAAAACAACAATTTTCCCCGATTACATTACAAAGCACCACAAACACTTATCATGAGCTCTCCATCTTCAATTACTTGAGAGGGTTATTATTTTCGCAGCCTTATCCCAGTCTAATAGAACTAACAGATCCTAAGAAAATTTTTGAATGTATTATTAAATGACCTTCAGATTAAAAAATGAGGGGTCGCGATGATTTTTCAAGTGGAATGACTGGAAAAGACAGGAATAGATATAGCAAGTTACGGCATTACAGAGAAAAGTGCATATATAGGGTAATCAGATTTGGACATACCTGTTTACCAGATGATACAAATTATTATGGATACTTTCCACTGATTCTTCTAGTTTTTTTAACTCGAGTTCAAGCCCCTGCATCGTATATAATTAACAAACCATAATTGAATTTATGATAAGGTAATGAGATGTGCTGAGAGAGAGGAGCGATATTGATGAGACATCAGCATATAGCATAAAAAACACAGGTTTGAAACATATTTCGTTTACCTCAATCTTTTCCTTTCTTGCAACCGTATCCCAATCTTTTGCAGCAATTCCAGTTTTCCAGTCAATACCAACAGTCACCTTTTTACCTCCTTGATCACCATCAAGTGAAAAACATGCCATGTAGTTCCCAGCCTCAGTTGCCGTAAAGGCAAACTGACCGTGAGCGACTTTCTCCTTGTGATGGATTTCGTTTCCATATGGTGATGTAACCTAAAAAGCCATGTTcaaatataaaatctcaattctcacataagaaattttctttttttcttattattagaATGTCAATATCCTCCTAAATCTTAAAGACAATGGAATGATAACTTTCACACAACTGAGCTTCTTCTACACAATATTGAGTTCTAAAATATGCTTATACATCACATAGAGCCAAGAAGTCGCTTCAAAATTCTAAATGCAGAAAATGTGTTCCCTTACAGCAAGGGGTGCCACATTCAAGTTActaattatcatttttataagccgCTTGCTATAATAAGACAGGAGATGAAATCTAACTGCTTTGGTGAAAAATGCATTCCACAAAATTCGGCATGGACGAAGTTTAGTGATTTcattgaattacaatttacaatggCTGAGAGTCCCTTTGCCATATGATTCATCCTAGCTAGACATGACAGTAGTTCGAGGAATCATAGCTATTCTAAGTACTAACTTAGATTACTCAAAGATATGCAGAATAAAATACCAGCGTGTCTGCTCTGATGGAGGGATTTGAAATGGAATTTTTTGAAACCGTGAATCTGAAATTCGTTGTTTTGATTTAAGGTAAAATTATGTAAGGAATTTGAAATCCACTATCCAAATCCTTCAGACCAAACAACGGGAAAAGGATCGATGCACATCAAAATTCATTTCAATTGGTACCTCTACGACAACTCATCTCATTGGCAAAGTCAATAATCACACACACAGCTAAACTATAAAGTAGCAGCCTCAAGTAAAGAAGTAAGTCAGTAACTACATCCTTTTTTAACAGGAAAAACCAGGCAGAGAAAAGGAGAAAAGACACTGTTTACAGATCAAATTGTTGATATTAAACTCACAAGCAAACAATTGAACTTACCATTCACGAAAACaaacaatgaaaaaaaaaacaaattcaattttaaaactaaACTTAATCCAAAACATTTCCTGATTGGATCAACAAAATCTTCACAACATTTTTCAATCTTCTTTACTTTAACCTTTTCTATCCTAAACAGTAgcaaaatacaacaaaaatcGAGACCGATCATTAGATCCAAAACAATaaattcaaaggcaagcaaATTAAATTTACCCTAACGGTGATGGTAGGAGCCAAGGTAGCATTGACATCGTAGTCCTCTCCGATGAAGGCGTAGTAATCAGCCAAAACGACGGCGTTGTTGTGCAACTCCTCGGAGATGCACTTCTGTCCAGAGGCCGGCAAGTCCAACCACAATCCGCTTGCCGCCGgaaccgtcgccgccgccgctatGAGCAGCGTCCACAGCCAGTGCGCTTCCCCTAACTTCATAATCGATCCTCTCAACTACTGGGAACGGAATGGGCAGGGTTTGGAGATATCTGAGAGAATTACTTGGAAAATAGTAGAAGTTATGATGATTGAATTACTATTTCAGTTGGGGTGTCGTTGAAATGAGGAGAGTAGATTTCACGCGCAGAGACTGAGCGACTGAATTTGTAACTTGTAAGTAGAGAGAACTAGCTCCACGCCGTTTTGCTCTACGTACGCCAATGATGTTTTGACACGCGGCAATAATAGGGAGGTAGATTTGCTACTTCTTAGTCACGCGCGTACGTGGACTGTTTTACTCGTGTTGTCATCTACGTTGACTTTTTAAAACAATAATGGTGGGAAATTGGAAATCTATTTAACTCTAaaactcattttatttttctacacTATAGTATACTAGTTTTGGATTGATTGAGCATTTATCATTCAATCATGAAGCATCATCTACGCAAGTAAAATTAAGTGAATACGGGAGTGCAACCTTTTTAAATTTGCTTGATTCGTAGTACTAAATCAATAACTTACATTTAACAAATGTTCAATTTGGGCTTTTTTGAGGTGAAtgaacaaaaatataaaaaagggcGTATTTTTTGTCTTTCATTTTTATATGTACCGAATTTATTTAGGCCTAcaaaactaattaatttattcaGAGTATT
It contains:
- the LOC121760411 gene encoding transmembrane emp24 domain-containing protein p24delta4-like; the protein is MKLGEAHWLWTLLIAAAATVPAASGLWLDLPASGQKCISEELHNNAVVLADYYAFIGEDYDVNATLAPTITVRVTSPYGNEIHHKEKVAHGQFAFTATEAGNYMACFSLDGDQGGKKVTVGIDWKTGIAAKDWDTVARKEKIEGLELELKKLEESVESIHNNLYHLVNREAEMREVSESTNARVVWYSLMALAICIVTSTLQILYLRRYFRKKKLI